The following proteins are co-located in the Castanea sativa cultivar Marrone di Chiusa Pesio chromosome 8, ASM4071231v1 genome:
- the LOC142605875 gene encoding uncharacterized protein LOC142605875 — protein sequence MRLSMRFVDMDEYGSENGRKSIGGNRKWILVGTDYFTKWVKAKPLTNIRDLDAKKYSTPAYPQGNEYVEAVNKVIVNELKRRLDDAKGKCVEELPYVLWTYRTTLHRSIGETPFSMTYGADVVIPLETGFPMLKTNLFTPNNNDNLLEKSLDLIEERRKCHGSVSILLTEVQTRI from the exons atgaggctgagtatgagaTTTGTTGATATGGATGaatatggttcagaaaatgggagGAAGAGCATTGGAG GAAATAGGAAATGGATTTTGGTTGGCACtgactactttaccaaatgggtcaaAGCTAAGCCACTGACAAATATTAGGGATTTGGATGCCAAGAA GTATTcaactccggcttatccccaggGGAATGAATATGTTGAGGCTGTTAATAAGGTCATAGTGAATGAACTTAAGAggaggttggatgatgcaaaAGGTAAATGTGTGGAAGAGCTGCCATATGTGCTCTGGACATATCGCACTACCCTTCATAGGTCAATAGGGGAAACACCATTTTCAATGACATATGGGGCCGACGTTGTGATTCCTCTAGAGACTGGATTTCCAATGCTGAAGACCAATTTGTTCACTCCAAACAACAATGACAACCTATTAGAGAAGAGCTTGGACTTGATTGAAGAGCGAAGAAAATGTCATGGTTCAGTTAGCATACTATTAACAGAAGTTCAAACAAGGATATGA